A single genomic interval of Saccharothrix saharensis harbors:
- a CDS encoding alcohol dehydrogenase catalytic domain-containing protein, with the protein MRAAEVVPGKPSASRVVEREVVPVDGELVVEGLLAGVCGTDVEIVRDGFGWLPPGREHIVPFHESLGRVLSAPEDCGFYEGDLIAGVVRRPDPEPCPACAVDAWDFCRNGKYTERGIKELDGYGVQRWTVPPKFAVKLDPTLGDAGVLTEPASVVAKAWAQASAVAARSHLPVRSALITGAGPIGLLAALLGVQRGLAVHVVDRVTDGRKPDLVTALGATYHPDLAEVTAEVDVAIECTGAAPLIWECARRASITVLAGLSGDHAPVPLDPGVFDGMVLGNKTIVGTVNAGLPDYLAAAEALSAASRPWLNGLITRRVPLERFTDALEKEPDDVKVVVDLT; encoded by the coding sequence GTGAGGGCGGCGGAGGTCGTGCCCGGGAAGCCGTCGGCGTCGCGGGTGGTGGAGCGCGAGGTCGTGCCGGTCGACGGCGAGCTGGTGGTGGAGGGCCTGCTGGCGGGCGTGTGCGGCACCGACGTGGAGATCGTCCGCGACGGCTTCGGCTGGTTGCCGCCCGGCCGCGAGCACATCGTGCCGTTCCACGAGTCGCTGGGCCGGGTGCTGTCCGCGCCGGAGGACTGCGGGTTCTACGAGGGCGACCTGATCGCCGGGGTGGTGCGCCGGCCGGACCCCGAGCCGTGCCCGGCGTGCGCGGTGGACGCGTGGGACTTCTGCCGCAACGGCAAGTACACCGAGCGCGGCATCAAGGAGCTCGACGGGTACGGGGTGCAGCGCTGGACCGTGCCGCCGAAGTTCGCGGTGAAGCTCGACCCCACGCTGGGCGACGCGGGCGTGCTGACCGAACCCGCGTCGGTGGTGGCCAAGGCGTGGGCGCAGGCGTCGGCGGTGGCCGCGCGGTCGCACCTGCCGGTGCGGTCGGCGCTGATCACGGGCGCCGGCCCGATCGGCCTGCTGGCCGCGTTGCTGGGCGTGCAGCGCGGCCTGGCGGTGCACGTGGTCGACCGCGTCACCGACGGCCGCAAACCCGACCTGGTGACCGCGTTGGGCGCGACCTACCACCCGGACCTGGCGGAGGTCACCGCCGAGGTCGACGTGGCGATCGAGTGCACCGGCGCCGCACCGCTGATCTGGGAGTGCGCCCGCCGCGCCTCGATCACCGTGCTCGCGGGCCTGAGCGGCGACCACGCCCCCGTGCCGCTGGACCCGGGCGTGTTCGACGGCATGGTGCTGGGCAACAAGACGATCGTGGGCACGGTCAACGCGGGGCTGCCGGACTACCTGGCGGCCGCCGAGGCGCTGTCCGCCGCGAGCCGCCCCTGGCTGAACGGCCTGATCACCCGCCGCGTCCCGCTGGAGCGGTTCACCGACGCCCTGGAGAAGGAACCCGACGACGTGAAGGTGGTCGTGGACCTGACCTGA
- a CDS encoding pentapeptide repeat-containing protein produces the protein MRGRWLLVVSVLAAVVVAVATTAVLLLVDPKQPKAEAIKTGGLAGGAIVALYALWLNDRRRRVEEARHDLESEKAADERFARAVELLGNEADQVRVGAMHVLAGLAHTTPRYKQTVLSVLCAYLRRPFEHAAITAKPEDPEQAFSGKKRAVSPEEDREMTVRMTAQRLITDMLPWGEDADDAPYQLDLTGAKLVHFRLEGRRFGRLVARRAHFYGITQFGAAELSKPALFSGATFHGRLNLRDARLDGGLSFQDAAFKGEVNVTGAKVGTFLHVAPQPPDEQVGELEVLPGTAMRTDPAGWRLTGDGQPPARLQDHVQQD, from the coding sequence GTGCGGGGACGCTGGTTGCTGGTGGTGAGCGTGCTCGCGGCCGTCGTGGTGGCGGTCGCGACGACCGCGGTGCTGCTCCTGGTCGACCCGAAGCAGCCGAAGGCGGAGGCGATCAAGACCGGTGGGCTGGCGGGCGGCGCGATCGTCGCGCTGTACGCGCTGTGGCTCAACGACCGGCGCCGGCGCGTCGAGGAGGCGCGGCACGACCTGGAGAGCGAGAAGGCCGCCGACGAGCGGTTCGCGCGGGCGGTCGAGCTGCTGGGCAACGAGGCCGACCAGGTCAGGGTGGGTGCGATGCACGTGCTCGCCGGCCTGGCCCACACCACGCCCCGGTACAAGCAGACCGTGCTGAGCGTGCTGTGCGCGTACCTGCGGCGGCCGTTCGAGCACGCGGCGATCACCGCGAAGCCCGAGGACCCCGAGCAGGCGTTCTCCGGGAAGAAGCGCGCCGTCTCGCCCGAGGAGGACCGCGAGATGACCGTCCGGATGACCGCGCAGCGGCTCATCACGGACATGCTGCCCTGGGGCGAGGACGCGGACGACGCGCCGTACCAGCTCGACCTGACCGGGGCGAAGCTCGTGCACTTCCGGCTGGAGGGCCGCCGCTTCGGCCGGCTCGTCGCCCGCCGGGCGCACTTCTACGGCATCACGCAGTTCGGCGCGGCCGAGCTGAGCAAGCCCGCGCTGTTCTCCGGCGCCACGTTCCACGGCCGGCTGAACCTCCGCGACGCCCGGCTCGACGGCGGCCTGTCGTTCCAGGACGCCGCGTTCAAGGGCGAGGTCAACGTGACCGGTGCGAAGGTCGGCACGTTCCTGCACGTCGCGCCGCAGCCGCCGGACGAGCAGGTCGGCGAGCTGGAGGTGCTGCCGGGCACCGCGATGCGCACCGACCCGGCCGGCTGGCGGCTAACCGGCGACGGGCAGCCCCCGGCCCGCCTCCAGGACCATGTCCAGCAGGACTGA
- a CDS encoding LysR family transcriptional regulator, whose product MELRQLEYFVAVAEECHFTRAARRMHVAQSGLSASIRALEVELGAPLFVRSTRQVELTQAGRALLVEARRVLGTIDAARDAVAAVQGLLRGTLAVGSVQCLHAVHLPAVLARFHELHPGVELRLRQAGSGELVDLVRAGRLDLAFVTAGRAVEDLKVSTLSSEPLVLACAPELPFAERESVRLAELAGQPFVDFNRDWGTRDDVDRALATAGVDRKVAVEVNDVHSLLDFVGFGLGVALVPASFAGKSTRARFVDLVDAPTAETAVVTTPTVSAAASVLLDMVLEAGRGLPVAG is encoded by the coding sequence GTGGAACTCCGGCAGCTCGAGTACTTCGTCGCCGTGGCCGAGGAGTGCCACTTCACGCGTGCCGCCCGGCGCATGCACGTCGCCCAATCGGGTCTTTCCGCGTCGATCCGGGCGCTGGAAGTCGAGCTGGGCGCGCCGCTGTTCGTGCGCAGCACCCGCCAGGTGGAGCTGACCCAGGCCGGACGCGCGCTGCTGGTCGAGGCGCGGCGCGTGCTGGGCACGATCGACGCGGCGCGCGACGCGGTGGCCGCCGTGCAGGGCCTGCTGCGCGGCACGCTGGCCGTCGGCAGCGTCCAGTGCCTGCACGCCGTCCACCTGCCCGCGGTGCTGGCCCGGTTCCACGAGCTGCACCCCGGCGTGGAGCTGCGGCTGCGGCAGGCGGGCTCGGGCGAGCTGGTCGACCTGGTCCGGGCCGGGCGGCTGGACCTCGCGTTCGTCACCGCGGGCCGGGCGGTCGAGGACCTGAAGGTGTCGACCCTGTCCAGCGAGCCGCTGGTGCTGGCGTGCGCGCCGGAGCTGCCGTTCGCCGAGCGGGAGTCGGTGCGGCTCGCCGAGCTGGCCGGTCAGCCGTTCGTGGACTTCAACCGCGACTGGGGCACGCGGGACGACGTGGACCGCGCGCTGGCCACCGCCGGCGTGGACCGCAAGGTCGCGGTCGAGGTCAACGACGTGCACTCGTTGCTCGACTTCGTCGGCTTCGGCCTCGGCGTCGCGCTGGTGCCCGCGTCGTTCGCGGGCAAGTCGACCCGGGCGCGGTTCGTGGACCTGGTCGACGCGCCGACCGCCGAGACGGCCGTGGTCACCACGCCCACGGTGAGCGCCGCCGCGTCAGTCCTGCTGGACATGGTCCTGGAGGCGGGCCGGGGGCTGCCCGTCGCCGGTTAG
- a CDS encoding SAM-dependent methyltransferase, which translates to MDSVDRPNWAPGDIDLARPSIARVYDYWLGGAHNFAVDRAVADKVLADVPIIKSIVLNHRAFLRRAVRFMLSRGIRQFLDLGSGIPTVGNVHEIAQAADPAARVVYVDVDAVAVAHSRAILTGNELVNVLQTDVRDAKQVLSSPEVQGLLDFDEPIGVLMIALLHFVPDDEDPRGIVADYRDALPGGSYLAISHAGFEEGEWDPAWDEAKVVYNRGVSEMCFRPKHEVEVMFDGFELVEPGVARLPLWRPESPDDVDEGAAHFISFGGVGRKA; encoded by the coding sequence GTGGACAGCGTGGATCGGCCCAACTGGGCGCCGGGCGACATCGACCTGGCCCGCCCGAGCATCGCGCGGGTCTACGACTACTGGCTCGGCGGCGCGCACAACTTCGCCGTCGACCGGGCCGTGGCCGACAAGGTCCTGGCCGACGTGCCGATCATCAAGAGCATCGTGCTCAACCACCGGGCTTTCCTGCGCCGCGCGGTGCGGTTCATGCTGTCGCGGGGCATCCGCCAGTTCCTGGACCTGGGCTCCGGCATCCCCACGGTCGGCAACGTGCACGAGATCGCGCAGGCCGCCGACCCGGCCGCGCGGGTCGTCTACGTCGACGTGGACGCCGTCGCGGTCGCGCACAGCCGGGCCATCCTCACCGGCAACGAGCTGGTCAACGTGCTGCAGACCGACGTGCGCGACGCCAAGCAGGTGCTGTCCTCGCCCGAGGTGCAGGGGCTGCTGGACTTCGACGAGCCGATCGGCGTGCTGATGATCGCCCTGCTGCACTTCGTGCCGGACGACGAGGACCCGCGCGGGATCGTGGCCGACTACCGCGACGCCCTGCCCGGCGGCAGCTACCTGGCGATCTCGCACGCCGGGTTCGAGGAGGGCGAGTGGGACCCGGCGTGGGACGAGGCGAAGGTCGTCTACAACCGGGGCGTCAGCGAGATGTGCTTCCGCCCGAAACACGAGGTCGAGGTCATGTTCGACGGGTTCGAGCTGGTCGAGCCGGGCGTGGCGCGGCTGCCGCTGTGGCGGCCCGAGTCGCCGGACGACGTGGACGAGGGCGCGGCGCACTTCATCAGCTTCGGCGGCGTCGGGCGGAAGGCCTGA
- a CDS encoding glycoside hydrolase family 15 protein: MTPLVAVLLASALTVPGPPASYAPADKQGFGTARQATSPVWFTLGRTGLTEVFYPDLSTPATRDLRLVVDGRTAEGRTEPVGRLRYRQVFRGDGWQAEVAYTTDPSRPTVLADVRLRADRPVDVRVVFDPNLSRDGDDDRAVEHPGALVARDDRSASALVADEPITSRSSTEGNVIQTGTLGLDGVRDRATTLAIGFGAHVEQALSSAKRSLLEGFPRHARRYDQGWDEYLAGLERPKSADRDLYDTSMMVLAATEDKGHPGAFIASPSFPWAFGFDRTIAPEFGSYALVWPRDLYQVASAMLAAGDRAAAERALDFMLDVQQQPDGHLPQNTRVDGEPYWTNIQQDEQAAPMLLAWLLDRADKSTVDSLVAAAEFMIGRPDAPATQQERWENQSGYSPGTIAHEIAGLVCLADLLRRSGDPRAARYLAVADDWERRLEGWTVTRTGPFSPDPYYLRLTKDGRPDAGTAYNPGDNHPTNVDQRAVVDPSFLELVRLGVRPHDDPVVRTTVRVVDEQLEVDRFWHRYNGDGYGERADGGPWNIGHGRTYGRLWPIFAGERGEYELLAGDVAAARRRLADIASTANDGRMLPEQVWAGRGTTSATPLAWTHAQYVRLAWSIDAGRPVERPAAVACRYAGC, translated from the coding sequence ATGACCCCCTTAGTCGCGGTGCTGCTGGCGAGCGCGTTGACCGTCCCCGGTCCCCCGGCCTCCTACGCACCCGCCGACAAGCAGGGGTTCGGCACGGCCCGCCAGGCGACGAGCCCGGTCTGGTTCACCCTCGGCCGCACCGGCCTCACCGAGGTCTTCTACCCCGACCTGAGCACGCCCGCGACGCGCGACCTGCGGCTGGTGGTCGACGGCCGCACGGCCGAGGGCCGCACCGAACCGGTCGGCAGGCTCCGCTACCGGCAGGTGTTCCGGGGCGACGGCTGGCAGGCCGAGGTCGCCTACACCACCGACCCGTCCCGCCCGACCGTCCTGGCCGACGTGCGGCTGCGCGCCGACCGGCCGGTGGACGTGCGGGTGGTCTTCGACCCGAACCTGTCCCGGGACGGTGACGACGACCGGGCGGTCGAGCACCCCGGGGCGCTGGTGGCCCGGGACGACCGGTCCGCGAGCGCGTTGGTCGCCGACGAGCCGATCACGTCGCGGAGCTCCACCGAGGGCAACGTCATCCAGACCGGGACGCTGGGCCTGGACGGTGTGCGCGACCGCGCGACCACGCTGGCGATCGGCTTCGGCGCGCACGTCGAGCAGGCGTTGAGCAGCGCGAAGAGGTCCTTGCTCGAAGGCTTCCCCCGGCACGCCCGCCGGTACGACCAGGGCTGGGACGAGTACTTGGCAGGCCTCGAGCGGCCGAAGAGCGCCGACCGGGACCTCTACGACACGTCGATGATGGTGCTGGCGGCGACCGAGGACAAAGGACACCCCGGCGCGTTCATCGCGTCGCCGAGCTTCCCTTGGGCGTTCGGGTTCGACCGCACGATCGCGCCGGAGTTCGGCTCGTACGCCCTGGTCTGGCCGCGCGACCTGTACCAGGTGGCGAGCGCGATGCTCGCGGCCGGCGACCGTGCGGCGGCCGAGCGCGCGCTCGACTTCATGCTCGACGTGCAGCAGCAGCCCGACGGGCACCTGCCGCAGAACACCAGGGTGGACGGCGAGCCGTACTGGACGAACATCCAGCAGGACGAGCAGGCCGCGCCGATGCTGCTGGCCTGGCTGCTCGACCGCGCCGACAAGTCCACTGTGGACTCACTGGTGGCGGCGGCGGAGTTCATGATCGGCCGGCCGGACGCGCCGGCCACGCAGCAGGAGCGGTGGGAGAACCAGAGCGGCTACTCGCCCGGCACGATCGCCCACGAGATCGCCGGCCTGGTGTGCCTGGCCGACCTGTTGCGGCGGTCGGGCGACCCGCGCGCGGCGCGGTACCTGGCCGTCGCCGACGACTGGGAGCGCCGCCTGGAGGGCTGGACGGTCACGCGCACCGGCCCGTTCTCGCCCGACCCGTACTACCTGCGGCTGACGAAGGACGGCCGGCCCGACGCGGGCACCGCCTACAACCCCGGCGACAACCACCCGACCAACGTCGACCAGCGTGCCGTCGTCGACCCGAGCTTCCTGGAACTGGTGCGGCTGGGCGTGCGGCCGCACGACGACCCGGTCGTCCGCACCACCGTGCGGGTGGTGGACGAGCAGCTGGAGGTGGACCGGTTCTGGCACCGGTACAACGGCGACGGCTACGGCGAGCGCGCCGACGGCGGGCCGTGGAACATCGGCCACGGCCGCACGTACGGCCGGCTCTGGCCGATCTTCGCGGGCGAGCGCGGGGAGTACGAGCTGCTGGCCGGCGACGTGGCCGCGGCCCGCCGCCGGCTGGCCGACATCGCGTCCACCGCGAACGACGGCCGGATGCTGCCGGAGCAGGTCTGGGCCGGTCGGGGGACGACGTCGGCGACGCCGTTGGCCTGGACGCACGCCCAGTACGTGCGGCTGGCGTGGTCGATCGACGCGGGGCGGCCGGTGGAGCGGCCCGCCGCGGTGGCGTGCCGGTACGCGGGTTGCTGA
- a CDS encoding glycoside hydrolase family 15 protein, whose protein sequence is MRNDARCQTRVRRVGGVGDTGPGRIEDYALLSDLRTAALVGRDGSIDWLCMPRFDSPSCFSRLLGTEDDGHWRIAPVAEALSVRRSYRDGGLVLETEFETVDGVVRLIDTMPPEQDDWDADTRVVRVLEGVSGQVEMSLRWVLRFAYADSVPWVRRGERDGQECIVALAGPSAVALYGDRLPYRVHGERAHEAEFTISAGERLSWVMEFAYSPDEPPAPVDALAEVARSEAFWLAWSSRIGYDGPHAQAVRRSLVTLKGLSYAPTGGIVAAPTTSLPETFGGERNWDYRYCWLRDATFTLLALDNFGCTDEAAAWRKWLLRAVAGDPADLQIMYGLGGERHLVEWEVDWLPGYRGARPVRVGNAAYRQLQLDVYGEVMDALHLARERGLGETPDSWAMQRGMMRHLEKVWERPDKGLWEVRGPDRHFTHSRVMLWVAFDRAVRAVEEFGLPGPVERWRELRATVHAEVLAKGWNEELGSFTQYYGGTELDAATLLIPAVGFLPGDDPRVVGTLDAVARVLKRGDLVDRYETSHGESEVDGLAGVEGSFLACSFWYVDALALAGRREEALAMYDRLVDLCNDVGLLAEEYDAGSGRMLGNFPQAFSHLALVNSAAVLFGGHTRDERHRGGAA, encoded by the coding sequence ATGCGCAACGACGCGCGATGTCAAACGCGGGTACGTAGGGTCGGCGGGGTGGGAGACACGGGACCTGGACGGATCGAGGACTACGCGCTGCTGTCCGACCTCAGGACGGCGGCCCTGGTGGGACGGGACGGGTCGATCGACTGGCTGTGCATGCCGCGGTTCGACTCGCCGTCCTGCTTCTCGCGGCTGCTCGGCACCGAGGACGACGGGCACTGGCGGATCGCGCCGGTCGCCGAGGCGCTGTCGGTGCGGCGGTCCTACCGGGACGGCGGCCTGGTGCTGGAGACCGAGTTCGAGACGGTGGACGGCGTGGTGCGGCTGATCGACACCATGCCGCCCGAGCAGGACGACTGGGACGCCGACACGCGGGTCGTGCGCGTGCTGGAAGGCGTGTCGGGGCAGGTCGAGATGTCGTTGCGGTGGGTGCTGCGGTTCGCCTACGCCGACTCGGTGCCGTGGGTGCGCCGCGGCGAGCGCGACGGGCAGGAGTGCATCGTGGCGCTGGCCGGGCCGTCGGCCGTCGCGCTGTACGGCGACCGGCTGCCGTACCGGGTGCACGGCGAGCGCGCGCACGAGGCCGAGTTCACCATCTCGGCGGGCGAGCGGCTGTCGTGGGTGATGGAGTTCGCGTACTCGCCCGACGAGCCGCCCGCGCCGGTGGACGCGCTGGCCGAGGTGGCGCGGTCGGAGGCGTTCTGGCTGGCCTGGTCGTCCCGGATCGGCTACGACGGGCCGCACGCGCAGGCCGTGCGGCGGTCGCTGGTCACGTTGAAGGGCCTGTCCTACGCGCCGACCGGCGGGATCGTGGCCGCGCCGACGACGTCGCTGCCGGAGACGTTCGGCGGCGAGCGCAACTGGGACTACCGGTACTGCTGGCTGCGCGACGCCACGTTCACGTTGCTGGCGCTGGACAACTTCGGCTGCACGGACGAGGCGGCGGCGTGGCGCAAGTGGCTGCTGCGCGCCGTCGCGGGCGACCCGGCGGACCTGCAGATCATGTACGGCCTGGGCGGCGAGCGGCACCTGGTGGAGTGGGAGGTCGACTGGCTGCCCGGCTACCGGGGCGCGCGGCCGGTGCGGGTCGGCAACGCGGCCTACCGGCAGTTGCAGCTCGACGTGTACGGCGAGGTGATGGACGCGCTGCACCTGGCCCGGGAACGCGGGCTCGGCGAGACGCCCGACTCGTGGGCGATGCAGCGCGGCATGATGCGGCACCTGGAGAAGGTGTGGGAGCGGCCGGACAAGGGCCTGTGGGAGGTGCGCGGGCCGGACCGGCACTTCACCCACTCGCGGGTGATGCTGTGGGTGGCGTTCGACCGGGCGGTGCGGGCGGTGGAGGAGTTCGGCCTGCCCGGTCCGGTGGAGCGGTGGCGCGAGCTGCGCGCCACCGTGCACGCGGAGGTGCTGGCCAAGGGCTGGAACGAGGAGCTGGGCTCGTTCACCCAGTACTACGGCGGCACGGAGCTGGACGCGGCCACCTTGCTCATCCCGGCGGTCGGCTTCCTGCCCGGTGACGACCCGAGGGTGGTCGGCACTCTGGACGCGGTCGCGCGGGTGCTCAAGCGCGGCGACCTGGTCGACCGGTACGAGACGTCGCACGGCGAGTCCGAAGTGGACGGCCTGGCCGGTGTCGAGGGAAGCTTCCTGGCGTGCTCGTTCTGGTACGTCGACGCGCTCGCGTTGGCCGGGCGACGCGAGGAGGCGCTGGCGATGTACGACCGGCTGGTCGACCTGTGCAACGACGTGGGCCTGTTGGCGGAGGAGTACGACGCGGGCAGCGGGCGGATGCTCGGCAACTTCCCGCAGGCGTTCAGCCACCTGGCGCTGGTGAACAGCGCGGCGGTGCTGTTCGGCGGCCACACCCGCGACGAGCGCCACCGCGGCGGTGCGGCGTGA
- a CDS encoding pentapeptide repeat-containing protein, which yields MRHLWIAGAVVSAVAVVLLVVRHRRGHSLLVPTLTGSIGAFLLVAGWLFVVDPGAPKNEAIKTGGLAGGALVALYALWLNDRRRRTDEERQQVESARQELENARAEHDRSRVADERFARSVELLGHDAEQVRVGAMHALAGLARSRPEYTQTVLDVLCAYLRRPFEGRPEDREELEVRLTAQRLVADLLPRADVEGGPSYNLDLTRAYLEYFDLSHRRVGELVLRAARLRRSNSFHHAVVRGGAWFTDAESTGRLYLHHMAFHDKAWFSRFSCADRVDCTGTRFLGANKFAGASFTGAVSFEGCEFAEPIDFTDTRFTGGLNLALGRPSVARTHAMHISLAHENTLPDGWVVERREDRGLGLVRS from the coding sequence GTGAGGCACCTGTGGATCGCGGGCGCGGTCGTCTCGGCGGTGGCGGTCGTGCTGCTGGTCGTGCGGCACCGGCGCGGGCACAGCTTGCTGGTGCCGACCCTGACCGGCTCGATCGGCGCGTTCCTGCTGGTCGCGGGCTGGCTGTTCGTCGTCGACCCCGGCGCGCCGAAGAACGAGGCGATCAAGACCGGCGGCCTGGCGGGCGGCGCGCTGGTGGCGCTCTACGCGCTGTGGCTGAACGACCGGCGGCGTCGCACGGACGAGGAAAGGCAGCAGGTCGAGTCCGCGCGGCAGGAGCTGGAGAACGCGCGGGCCGAACACGATCGGTCGCGGGTCGCGGACGAGCGGTTCGCCCGATCGGTGGAACTGCTGGGTCACGACGCGGAGCAGGTGCGGGTGGGCGCGATGCACGCCCTGGCCGGCCTGGCGCGGTCCCGCCCGGAGTACACCCAGACCGTGCTCGACGTGCTGTGCGCCTACCTGCGGCGGCCGTTCGAGGGCCGGCCGGAGGACCGGGAGGAGCTGGAGGTCCGGCTCACCGCGCAGCGGCTGGTCGCCGACCTCCTGCCGCGCGCCGACGTCGAGGGCGGCCCGTCCTACAACCTCGACCTGACCAGGGCCTACCTGGAGTACTTCGACCTCTCGCACCGCCGGGTGGGTGAGCTGGTCCTGCGGGCGGCCCGGCTGAGGCGGTCGAACTCCTTCCACCACGCCGTCGTGCGCGGCGGCGCGTGGTTCACCGACGCCGAGAGCACCGGCCGGCTGTACCTGCACCACATGGCCTTCCACGACAAGGCCTGGTTCAGCCGGTTCTCGTGCGCGGACCGGGTCGACTGCACCGGGACGAGGTTCCTCGGCGCGAACAAGTTCGCCGGCGCGTCGTTCACCGGTGCGGTGAGCTTCGAGGGCTGCGAGTTCGCCGAGCCCATCGACTTCACCGACACGAGGTTCACCGGTGGCCTGAACCTGGCCCTGGGCAGGCCTTCGGTGGCCCGCACGCACGCGATGCACATCTCGCTGGCGCACGAGAACACCCTGCCCGACGGCTGGGTGGTGGAGCGCCGCGAGGACCGCGGCCTCGGACTGGTCAGGAGCTGA
- a CDS encoding putative bifunctional diguanylate cyclase/phosphodiesterase: MTEQVDHLVAAPGRSNLDPAVLAGAESFARTWATAVIGSSYVPMTRAEVAEHLQALTEVLVHALHASPFRTAPGYEIGARLVEAHFTGTDTLGRTVQLLGDDLLGELGIQPDELMRSRLAALQGALAAGYARALRERTLAEQEAIRAAVLDARDQAEAALRASEARFRAMFTEAAIGIGIADIEGRILDVNQALQDMLGFSVEEMRQYNIRDLMHPEDGGNVWRLYDQLTAGECDHYRAEKRFRRADGEQVWTHLTLSLVRDDHGDPQYQVAMIEDVTDRHLLQNRLRYQALHDPLTGLPNRALFLERLGRVFNNRARHRAGLCYLDLDGFKVINDSLGHDIGDQLLVEVGRRLDHSVSGEGKLVARMGGDEFVILVEGSRDTQDIVDVADRVLRELESPIRIGGHELTVSASIGIVERALSGTTAADLMRDADITLYWAKADGKSRWALYNPERNAKEVARFTLSATMPAALERDEFYVDYQPLVRLEDSTVVGVEALVRWQHPEFGRLAPDRFIELAEETGLIVPLGRWVLRRACEQARRWRQEFGDSAPFVSVNLAVRQSRDPELVRDVKRILDECALPPHHLQLELTESAIMGTADEPLEALRALSEMGVRIAIDDFGTGYSNLAYLKHLPVHELKIAGSFMEGLRAADEEDAVDAQIVSTLVQLAHALQLGVTAEGVETPAQAKRLHRIGCDTGQGWFFAKPMKPEDIDELLRR; encoded by the coding sequence ATGACGGAACAGGTTGACCATCTGGTGGCAGCACCGGGCCGATCGAACCTCGACCCCGCCGTACTGGCCGGGGCGGAGTCCTTCGCCCGCACCTGGGCCACCGCGGTCATCGGCAGCAGCTACGTCCCCATGACGCGGGCCGAGGTCGCCGAGCACCTCCAGGCGTTGACCGAGGTGCTGGTGCACGCGCTGCACGCCAGCCCGTTCCGCACCGCGCCGGGCTACGAGATCGGTGCCCGCCTGGTCGAGGCGCACTTCACCGGCACCGACACGCTGGGCCGCACCGTGCAGCTGCTCGGCGACGACCTGCTCGGCGAGCTGGGCATCCAGCCCGACGAGCTGATGCGTTCGCGCCTGGCGGCGTTGCAGGGCGCGTTGGCCGCCGGGTACGCCCGTGCGCTGCGCGAGCGCACGCTGGCCGAGCAGGAGGCGATCCGCGCGGCCGTGCTGGACGCCCGCGACCAGGCCGAAGCCGCGTTGCGCGCGTCCGAGGCGCGGTTCCGGGCCATGTTCACCGAGGCCGCGATCGGCATCGGCATCGCCGACATCGAGGGCCGCATCCTGGACGTGAACCAGGCGTTGCAGGACATGCTCGGGTTCAGCGTCGAGGAGATGCGGCAGTACAACATCCGCGACCTGATGCACCCCGAGGACGGCGGCAACGTCTGGCGGCTGTACGACCAGCTCACCGCGGGCGAGTGCGACCACTACCGGGCGGAGAAGCGGTTCCGCCGCGCCGACGGCGAGCAGGTGTGGACGCACCTGACGCTGTCGCTGGTGCGCGACGACCACGGCGACCCGCAGTACCAGGTGGCGATGATCGAGGACGTCACCGACCGCCACCTGCTGCAGAACCGGCTGCGCTACCAGGCGCTGCACGACCCGTTGACCGGCCTGCCCAACCGGGCGCTGTTCCTGGAACGCCTCGGCCGGGTGTTCAACAACCGGGCGCGCCACCGCGCCGGCCTGTGCTACCTGGACCTGGACGGGTTCAAGGTGATCAACGACAGCCTCGGTCACGACATCGGCGACCAGTTGCTGGTCGAGGTCGGGCGGCGGCTGGACCACTCGGTGTCCGGCGAGGGCAAGCTCGTCGCCCGGATGGGTGGTGACGAGTTCGTCATCCTGGTGGAGGGCTCGCGCGACACGCAGGACATCGTCGACGTCGCCGACCGGGTGCTGCGCGAGCTGGAGTCGCCGATCCGGATCGGCGGGCACGAGCTGACCGTGTCGGCGTCGATCGGCATCGTCGAGCGCGCGCTGTCCGGCACCACGGCGGCCGACCTGATGCGCGACGCGGACATCACGCTGTACTGGGCGAAGGCGGACGGCAAGTCGCGGTGGGCGCTCTACAACCCGGAGCGCAACGCCAAGGAGGTCGCCCGCTTCACCCTGTCGGCGACGATGCCGGCGGCGTTGGAGCGCGACGAGTTCTACGTGGACTACCAGCCGCTGGTGCGGCTGGAGGACAGCACGGTGGTCGGCGTCGAGGCGCTGGTGCGCTGGCAGCACCCGGAGTTCGGGCGGCTCGCGCCGGACCGGTTCATCGAGCTGGCCGAGGAGACCGGGCTGATCGTCCCGCTGGGCCGGTGGGTGCTGCGGCGGGCGTGCGAGCAGGCACGGCGGTGGCGGCAGGAGTTCGGCGACTCCGCGCCGTTCGTGTCGGTGAACCTGGCCGTGCGCCAGTCCCGCGACCCGGAGCTGGTGCGGGACGTGAAGCGGATCCTGGACGAGTGCGCCCTGCCGCCGCACCACCTGCAGCTGGAGCTGACCGAGAGCGCGATCATGGGCACCGCCGACGAGCCGCTGGAGGCGCTGCGGGCGTTGTCGGAGATGGGCGTGCGGATCGCGATCGACGACTTCGGCACGGGCTACTCGAACCTGGCCTACCTCAAGCACCTGCCGGTGCACGAGCTGAAGATCGCGGGCTCGTTCATGGAGGGCCTGCGGGCGGCGGACGAGGAGGACGCGGTGGACGCCCAGATCGTCTCGACGCTCGTGCAACTGGCCCACGCGCTGCAACTGGGCGTCACCGCGGAGGGCGTCGAGACCCCGGCGCAGGCCAAGCGCCTGCACCGGATCGGCTGCGACACGGGCCAGGGCTGGTTCTTCGCCAAGCCGATGAAGCCGGAGGACATCGACGAACTCCTGCGCCGCTAG